TCCCTATTTAAACAACCGGGGTTTTGACTAGCAAAAGGATGTCATGTGGTGTGTTCATTTTTTTACATGCTACACGTGCTGTTAGCATTGCAGATACTATTTTCATCTGATTACTGTGTTATTACAGAGTACATCACAGCAGCACCTCGAAACCCCACACCTTTCCATGACATAGGATGCCAGACGGAACCACCACAAAATATGTCTGTGGGCACACAGTCCGGAGCTCCAAAAATGAGAACAGTCAGCACACAGCTGTCCATGGTACTGAGGGCTTCCATGAGAAGCAAAGGTAAATAACAAAAGCATCAcgtgtttttgcattttttagTTCACATGCAGTACCTGGAAATGATGTACAGTGCTGAAAAACCAATATATAATAAACCTGATAATTTAATTTcattaaatgtgtatatatctatctataaaatatctatttaatttttttgtttcttcatAGGCACCCAGGCAACGGTGCCCTGTGTTAGTGTTTACACTGAGACCACTTCAAGCTCCCCAGAATTCACCCCAATGTCTTCAACACCTATAAGACCCCAACATTACAGACCTGGCAAGAGACCTCGTCTTGagttggaggaggaggaggaggaagaggaagagggagacacATCAACAGAGTTGCAAGCTGAGCCACAAGACTCAACCTATATCTCTGGTGACTCTGTTCTAACGGACGAATCTGCCATGTCGTAAGTTCgatatttttattacatttcaatATGACTTATCAGCAGAAATGTTAAACTGGGTAGGAAAGCTAAAGCAAGAATgtattctttctgtttttttaaggtTTGAACCAGTGTCTATTTATAAGGATGATAAGTACATTGTTTTTGAAAGCTGCCTAAGGGAGCTTTTTCAAAGCTGTCCTGTATGCAAGAGGCAGTGTGACGTTCAGCGACAGAAAATGGGAACGTATGTGTCATTCACACAGCTCTGCCCACACTGCAACTATTCAAGACAGTGGCAGAGTCAGCCTGTTGTAGGAAGTACCCCCGTCGGCAACCTAcacctgtcagcggcaacataTTTCACCGGTGCATCCTTCATCCAACTGGAAATGGTATTGCTGTAACTATTTAATATGAAATGGCAATCACTGTACCGTTTTCACAAACGTACCAATTTGACATGTTTTCACAGATATGCAAGGCCATGAATCTTCAGATTTTCCAGTATGACACCTTCAGGAGGCATGCTAGGAGTTTTCTGGAGCCAGCCATAATCCACAAATGGAAGATGGATCAGCAACATCTTTTTCAAAAGTTACTGCATGGAGGAAAGATTGGAGTCAGTGGAGATATGTGAGCTGACTCCCCAGGTAAGACAAAAGTCTGTTCTTAAAGGCATGGTACATTAAATTTCAGTTGCAAAGCCTTGACATCGTCTTTGTTATGTAATCTTCAGGGCACTCAGCAAAGTATGGGAGCTACACGCTGATGCACCTAGACAGTAACCACATTATTGACCTTCAGCTTGTTCAGGTGGGTCCCATGTGTAGTATCTGATGGACTTATAGGTTTAATGTCTGTATAAAGCTCAAATGTGCTGAGTCATAATAAGAACGTTCATCATGGGTACTGTGGCAGTACAGGGAGTAATAATTAACCTCTTAGTGGCGTGATTTCGATGGGATGTTCAAAAGACGGTCTGGGATTGGATGCTGAGGGGTTAACGAACTATAGGAAGCCCCTGAAGAGGACACTAACCTATGCTATGTCAACTTGAATGTTCCATATGTTATCTAACATGTTACCTAAGCTATCCCATATAAGCTGTGAAATGTAAAGCTAGAATTTGAATGCATATTGGCGGTGTGTTCTCCAGACCTTCCATGGAGTCTGTAAATGGATGCTGTAGTCAttgatgtaataaaccttttataatcaagaacagtatCCAGCGAATCTCTCTTCCACACATCGGCAACACAGCACTGCAACCAAGACACAACACatgttttgggattttttttttttgccttgcaACATGATGAAAGATGATTCTGTATAGCTTTCAGTGTCTCACATTTATATCTATGCATTTTTGTCCCACCACCAGAGCAATGAAGTAGGTGGTAGTTACCACATGGAGAAGGAGGGCCTTAAACGCTGCCTGGATCTACTGGATTCAAACGGTTTGGAGGTGGACTACATTGTCACCGACCGTCATCCACAGATCCAGAAGTATCTGAGGGAGCGCAGCATCACCCACTTCTATGATGTGTGGCACTTTGAGAAAGGTATGTGTTCATCCTTGTTTATGTCAGTGTGACTCATTGacatactttgtgtttagttaCTCATCAATGTCCTGAATATCAATTTATTGCATATGTACTTTCTGCAAGGTTTGTCAAAGAAACTTGACAAACTTGCGCAAAACAAGGACTGCGGGGTGCTGAAGAAGTGGCTGCGTAGCATTAAAAACCACGTCTACTGGAGTGCAACATCGTCAACATCAGGGCCAGAGAAGGTAGCCAAGTGGACATCGATTGTCAACCACATCCAGAACGTGCACTTGGATGAAAACCCTCTTTTCCCTAAGTGCCAACATCCTGATAGAGTGTCAAGGGATCCAAGTAAATGGTTTAAACCAGGTATGTaaagaaaatgtgattaaaagaactacatttaaaatgcaaaacCTTTTTTGCTTATAATATTAACAAAAAACATCACCTCAAATGCCTTTTGTAATGCAATATTATTGCTGTATTTACTATGTTAACGGGCTGCAAtcttaataaaatattttttaattttacttaaGGGTCAGTGGCGCTCTACAAAGTGGAAAAAATCCTGGTCAATAAGAGGGTTGTCAAAGATGTGGAGAAGCTGAGCCACCACTACCAAACATCATCCCTGGAGGCTTTCCACAGTTTGATCCTTCGCTTCACACCCAAGAATGTGGTTTTCCCTTTCATGGGCATGCTTTGCAGGTAATACAATGAATACATTCAGTAAAATCGTACACCACAGCTACTGCCTCAtggctaatatatatataatatcaaaaTTGTTTTGTCACTTCAGTTTGCAATTGTATTTTTGTAGGTTGTACCTTGCAGCCATGCACTACAATGAAAATGCAGACCGCGAGCAAGCCACAACATCTGCAGGACAACCCGTATTCAGGGTTGTGTTTCCCAAGTCCAGGAAGGGGGAGGTGACTGCGAGGCCAGTAAAAACTACATACAGTAAGTTTTAaactacttttatttttataacaaATAATGTAACATCAATAGTGACACATTGAATATGTACAAGTAGtgttaactttaaaaaaaaaaacatatatatatatatatatatatatatataaacgttAGATACCCTCCAGGCAGTCAATGGACATAAATGGACATAGTCTGTTGTTACTGTGATAGAGACGGTGCAGAATTAAAACTAAAAGACTTAAATAACTTACCACTCTGAAACATCTTTATTGTTGCTCCAGTCTAGGTTGCGAAGCTGGTTCGGGTTGTTCTACCTCTGTTTCGGGACGGCTGAGCTGAATCCATGGTTACCGGTAGATAGATGCTAGATCGGGCGGGTTTGTATTGGATCACACTAGCATGCTATCAGGGCCCGCCCTTCTCTGCATCTAAGTGGCTAgttgtccttacctagctactgcgcatgtgtgactccaaACAAAGATGGTATAGCAgtaagatgtctcactctgtagctaaaacagagagctcaacactctCTGTTGAAAAAGACTAAAagaagagctgcagcaatgtgcagtacaacaaaaatatggtgttttttgaaaatgaaaccatgtaaacctattctgatataacctctaaatacaattatgaacctgaaaatgagcataatatcaCCTCTTTAAACAGGGAAGTGGGGGTGCAAGAGGATTTTCTGCAAGAAATGTGAGATGTTGCGCTGAAAATGGCTCAAACTTGatgtgaccatagactgtatggacTCCTCTGACACCATGCTGAAGTTAGCTTCTGCTTCGCAGCATCTGATTCTGCAATTGAGGGAAACTTGTACCCCAACTTCCTGAGCGACTGATCCTGCTGGGTTTTTTTGCACCTCTTTACATAACTGtacataaatatggctatgaaatacatcctgaaatgaataaatgaggcaatacaaataaagataaacATTAGTCAATATAGTTCAATAACCtaaatacatatgttttacttttatttagttCATTTAAACTCATCCCCCAGAAACCGTCCCACGGAcccagccccaaaccccatctctgcaataataatgaataaaggctggtttaaagtacttcttctgcctctatgtattaatgGTCATGGGTAAcctaaatgggttccattcagaccttaacattaagtcttttactgtaagatgtcaacaagattcaacaagacattttcacctggctatacccaatgtttagatctgttgtggtatttatACAAATTAGGTCATACATAATTAGATTATGCACCatttgcccatgttaacaaacaatgtcaaaaaacttgtaaaatattttttgtttgtcttgacgtaagtaatcaactcattttcatggtgatatctaaaggttaaaATGTTTACCTTATTCActtgagaaaaagaatgaataggctatatttgggtctttttcGAAGCTTTCCCCTAAGGGACCGTTCTgtaaaataggggagggtcatgtctttttattctttgttgaggggagggtcacccaaacATTTTTAGTCTGGGGAAggggtcacccaacatttgtattcatgaaaagagcaaaatttcaaagtggcttgtttggtgcatatttctccatgtagctctcagtctcgcccccctagcagatggtcttactgggggggcaggaggagcactgccctctggtggctcaaacgggtaattgcattgtttaaaaaatgactggaataattacatctggcatgaccagatattttataaatattttaaataacacaaaacaactaaatggtggtatcttttggaatataatgttcagcttcggcagctttacctatgtgctaaatatacgactgaggaagcctagtgacaagtccatagcaaccagtgttgaattggttatatcccatatccctgaatggtctcaatgttttattgttttatttcatatgaatactagtttactagaggaggaacttagtatttgaagtaatgcagtaatgcatgaagtgtacatttagtttccatgtttattgtgtttccacaacaatgttagagagtaaatctactgaaatggccaccacaccataacagaggagtgggatgtgtaagatgagaatgcagaggttaactcatgaatgtcatggctgtaaaataaTCAAATGGCATTTGTacatctttgctaagtgcaaactagcacataaggggagggtcatgcctctttttcaaatcattttgaggGTCATAGAACAATTATTACTGGTGGGGGGGGTGaagtctttttagcctaaaggtcccagaactcctccggtggccccttaaataaacaacgaacagtccctaagtaAAGCTGTGTTAAGttagcatttaacgttagctggctgCTATCTTTAATGATCACTAGCCaagccaggtaacgttagcctactgtacaTTACTGTACACCATCTAAGTTTCATACGACTCTCTTCTTATACAGAGTTTTGGGCGGTGTCAGTTGGACACATTCACGCCTACAGTTACCTCATGTTAGTTACATCTTTAGATGGACCTGAACTGGTGATATTTTTACTTCTAACAGTCCTCTCATCTTCCTTTTCTTAAGTACACCTAGGTCGTTGTGACCCAGACAATAACTACTAACATACATGCTAGTCAACAGATGGTTTACTTCAAATGACTTCACTTTATTTCATCTGGAGGGTACTCAGCATGTCCTGGTGACCACACCGGTCATATCAAACCAGTATATTTCTTTACTTTATTAGATTACAAGACAAAACAAtctataatgaaatatttaaaataagagtGTACTTTTTCTTACCACACAATATAATGTATTCTATCTAGATGTTAATACATGaagatttttgtttgatactttttgttttgcttcGACAATGCACAAACATTATTCCATGTCAccagtctcaggatcagaagagtctccagtctggtcttcagtctctggttgtaaaagtggatgtgagttcctgtctggttctggtcctccacagtcctctccatcagcttctgtttccatctgaccaacacatttatgtctTTTGACATCAGAACACCAGGAAAATCttttgttacaaacactgcagctgaatcttttctctcctgtgtggactgccatgtgtgaccgtaaacttcctctctgtgtaaaagatttattacaaactgagcagctaaaaggtctttctcctgtgtgagttcttaTGTGTGTCTTCAGGGCTCCACTATCAGAGAAAGCTttaccacactcagagcagctgaaaggtttttctcctgtgtggattctcatgtgtttctgtaaaattccactctgtgtaaaagatttacaacaaacactgcagctgaaaggtttttctcctgtgtggattctcatgtgcaaCCGTAAATTTCTAGACATTAAAAACGTTTTCTTACAAACTaaacagctgaaaggtttttcacctgtgtgagttctcatgtgtttctTCAGGTTTCCATTTTGGCTaaatcttttcccacactcagagcagctgaatgttttcttacatgttgaatcatgtttcagagagtttaaagctgactgaggttctctggtctccttccaatcagcactgtcatcagtctcaggatcagaagagtctccagtctggtcttcagtctctggttgtaaaagtgg
The genomic region above belongs to Sander lucioperca isolate FBNREF2018 chromosome 12, SLUC_FBN_1.2, whole genome shotgun sequence and contains:
- the LOC116039964 gene encoding uncharacterized protein LOC116039964, whose translation is MHLDSNHIIDLQLVQSNEVGGSYHMEKEGLKRCLDLLDSNGLEVDYIVTDRHPQIQKYLRERSITHFYDVWHFEKGLSKKLDKLAQNKDCGVLKKWLRSIKNHVYWSATSSTSGPEKVAKWTSIVNHIQNVHLDENPLFPKCQHPDRVSRDPSKWFKPGSVALYKVEKILVNKRVVKDVEKLSHHYQTSSLEAFHSLILRFTPKNVVFPFMGMLCRLYLAAMHYNENADREQATTSAGQPVFRVVFPKSRKGEVTARPVKTTYSKF